From Chryseobacterium camelliae:
GAGACGGAAATTAATCTCTGACAAACACTGCGGCCCCGTCAGTTCGAGTGTTTTTCGCAGCAACGCGGAGAAAAATGTATCGAGAACTGATGAGTAACAAACAAACGGAGGCTATCATCCGCACTAAGTTCTCGATACACTCCACTCCGTTCCGTACTCGAACTGACGGAGACGGAAATTAATCTCTGACAAACACTGCGGCCCCGTCAGTTCGAGTGTTTTTCGCAGCAATGCGGAGAAAAATGTATCGAGAACCCGGTAATTAACAAACAAAAGTGGGATTCTTTTCAACAAGTTCTCGATACACTCCACTTCGTTCCGTACTCGAACTGACGGAGACGAAAATCAATCTATGACAAACACTGCGGCACCGTCAGTTCGAGTGTTTTTCGCAGCAAGGCGGAGAAAAATGTATCGAGAACCGGTGATTAACAAACAAAAGTGGAATCCTTTTCAACAAGTTCTCGATACGCTCCACTCCGTTCCGCACTCGAACTGACGGAGACGGAAATTAATCTCTGGCAAACACTGCGGCCCCGTCAGTTTTATCCATTAGTTTTTTCAGCATAGGATCGAAAGATGCATCAGAAAGTACATGGTTTTTCCTTCACTGTCAATTCATACCTTTCTGTACAAGGCATACCCATCAAAACTACATCCTGAAAGTGAGTACCATAGTCATTGGGTTAGGATTTTTACCGGATAATTTATACCTTTACTCGTCACACTTTTAAAAGATTGGCTGTATCTTTACGGCTTAGAAAAACAAAACACATGGAACAGAAAATACATCAGGGACGCAACGTCAAACGCTTCAGGGAAATGCTGGGCGTCAAACAGGAAGCCCTCGCCCTCGATTTAGGCGATGAATGGAACCAGAAGAAAGTTTCCCTCCTGGAACAAAAAGACGTCATCGAAGAAGCGATCCTTCAGAAAATCTCCGAAATACTGCATATTCCCGTAGAGGCATTTCAGAATTTTGATGAGGAACATGCAGTGAATGTAATTGCGAATACTTTTGGAGATAATGCTTGTGTCGGTAACCCGAACTCAACTTTCAATTTTAATCCCATTGAAAAATGGATTGAGGCTTTGGAGGAGATTAAAAGGCTGAATACGGAGCTGCTGAAGTCTAAGGATGAGCAGATTAGAATGATGGAGAAGCTGATTGGAAAATAATAGTAAAGCCTGAGAGTGCTCAGGCTTTGGTTATAAATGTATCTAATATTTTTTTCCCTATATCCTGATCGA
This genomic window contains:
- a CDS encoding helix-turn-helix domain-containing protein gives rise to the protein MEQKIHQGRNVKRFREMLGVKQEALALDLGDEWNQKKVSLLEQKDVIEEAILQKISEILHIPVEAFQNFDEEHAVNVIANTFGDNACVGNPNSTFNFNPIEKWIEALEEIKRLNTELLKSKDEQIRMMEKLIGK